A single region of the Pseudomonas granadensis genome encodes:
- a CDS encoding LysR family transcriptional regulator, whose protein sequence is MSKPGLVELNAMVAVSTHRSFRRAAVELGMSPSALSHAIATLEQRLGVKLFHRTTRSVSLSEAGEQFLARVQPALRDISAAMDAVSEFRDAPAGTLRLNTSEGAAEMVLTPIILQFLKRYPDMRVDIVTDRSLVDIVAGGFDAGIRLAESVPQDMIAVAITPPLRFAVVAAPAYFANRTKPRVPADLLAYDCIRVRFPSGAIYKWEFHKRGVEHAVDVSGALTLDSHHLMLEAALQGAGIAWSNEFAAAAHIASGKLVRVLEDWTPQYPGLRLYYPANRHMPAGLRAFIDLVREVVAPAGK, encoded by the coding sequence ATGAGCAAACCGGGACTGGTCGAACTCAATGCCATGGTCGCCGTGTCGACCCATCGCAGCTTCCGTCGCGCTGCCGTGGAACTGGGTATGTCGCCCTCGGCGCTGAGCCATGCGATCGCCACGCTGGAACAGCGCCTCGGGGTGAAACTGTTCCACCGCACCACGCGCAGCGTTTCGCTGTCCGAAGCCGGTGAGCAATTTCTCGCTCGCGTGCAGCCTGCCCTGCGCGATATTTCTGCCGCCATGGATGCGGTCAGTGAATTTCGCGATGCGCCGGCCGGCACCCTGCGCCTGAACACCTCCGAAGGTGCCGCAGAAATGGTGCTGACGCCGATCATTCTGCAGTTCCTCAAGCGCTATCCGGACATGCGTGTCGACATCGTCACCGACCGCAGCCTGGTCGACATCGTCGCCGGTGGTTTCGACGCCGGCATTCGTCTGGCCGAAAGCGTGCCGCAGGACATGATTGCCGTGGCGATCACCCCGCCGTTGCGCTTTGCCGTGGTCGCGGCGCCGGCGTACTTTGCCAACCGAACAAAACCTCGGGTCCCGGCGGATCTGCTCGCGTACGACTGCATCCGTGTGCGTTTCCCCAGCGGGGCGATCTACAAGTGGGAGTTTCACAAGCGTGGCGTCGAGCACGCGGTGGATGTCAGCGGAGCGCTGACCCTCGACAGTCATCACCTGATGCTGGAGGCGGCGCTGCAAGGTGCGGGAATTGCCTGGAGCAATGAGTTCGCTGCAGCTGCCCATATCGCTTCGGGGAAACTGGTTCGCGTACTGGAAGACTGGACACCGCAGTACCCCGGCCTGCGCCTGTATTACCCGGCCAATCGGCATATGCCGGCAGGGTTGCGCGCGTTCATTGACCTTGTGCGTGAGGTTGTGGCACCTGCGGGGAAGTAA